AACTGTGGCATGGTTCAGTAGCTAGGAAGGAGGTGTGGGTGTATGTATGCCTTCAACACCCATCTTCAGGTCCTTTTCTACTCATACTTGATGGCTTTCTATTTCAAAATGAGAAAGATAGTAACTAGTTCCCTGTAGGTAGTCTCTTTCTCCTAGAACAAATTGATAAAGGATGACGCCATGTTGATGCTTCTCTATGAGTTGGTGGATGCCTGGCAGGTCGATGCAGATATTTGTTTTTGATCTTCCTTATGGAAAAATGATAGCGCTGTACAGGCTGCCATGTACACCAGCACAGGGATAACCAAAGCAATGATATTTCTAGATGTCTCCCACCTCATGGTGCTGCCTGCAGCGTAAGCACACAGGAGACCGAGCATATCCAGCAAAATGGCCGTATGCATTGGCCAGACCGGTATTTCTAGGTTGTTCAGCATCCTTGGAAGCAGCAAGGCGATGACGACAATAGAAGCCATGAAGGAAATCGAATTGCTATAGAAGAATGCATAGTACCGGCGCTTGTTGATGTCGTGGAGGATGTAGTGGCCAGCAAGGTGCCCATTGCCATTTTCCTGCCACAAGCCACCTGGTGGTTTTAGGCCAGCTTGATATGTAACACTTGCAGCCAGGACCCCTAGCAGCATCAAGTACTCCCGCATGTCCTTCTCGGTTGATCCAGATTTATCTTCTTCACTGTTGGCTTCTTGTAGAGAGGCTCCATTTCCTGTGCCATGGGCTCCTGGTTCAGAAGTGACAGAATTTATTCTGCTGCCTCCTTGTTCAGATGACCCCTCTCCTTTGTCAGTGTTTCTCAGTGCAGCATCTGTAATATCTGTGATCTGAGTTGCTTGTGAAGTGGATCCCATCCCTTTTATCAGAGGTGCTGGTTGTGAGGCTTCAGTGTCTGTGCTGCCACCTTCTTGCGCAGAGGAGTTCGTCATGTTGCCTCCTGTTTTAGAGGTCCTCTTGTTCCAGAACATGGCTACCTGCAAGGCTACCAAGGCAAACACTGCACCAACCAATGTCAATACATAGATGGAGGTGCGCAGACGCCGAGAGCTTCCAGCAGCGTAGGCACCCATGAGGCCGAACATTCCAGCCACCATGCACACATAAAGCGCATAGCACTTTATGCCTGGCCTGTATAGGTTTGGGTTCACAAGGAGCATAATGAGAGCTATAGATGCCATGAAGCTCGTCGCGTTGCAGTAGAAGAATGCCTCGTACTGCGGTGGATAGTTTTCGAGCAGGATTGGATAGCCTGCTCGGTGGTGGTGCCCAAGATTATCATCCTCTGACCAGAAGCCACCTGGGGGTGTCAGCCCAGCTTGATAAGTGAGCGTGGCAACCAAGATTGCAAGGAGCAGCAAAACTTCACGCTTCTTATCCTCCTCATCAGGATCATGATATTCATTGTCCATGTTGTCTAGTGTGAAGAAGATTATGTGAATCACCACATAGACGAGGACACCACCTGCCAGAGCAACAACATAGATGGATGTGCTCACGTCCCGGCAACTCCCTGCAGCATATGCAGTTATGAGGGCGAACAGATCCAGCAGCATAGCTGCCTCTAGAGTGTGGTTCTTCAGTACATGTTTACTTTGGACCATTATTATGGCCACTAAGGATGTCACAAAAGCCACCGAATTGCTGTAGAAGAACACCTTGTACCGTGCCGGGTTTGTCGTGAGGAGTATTGGGTCGCCGCCCTTATGCCCATCCCGGTCATCTGGCCAGAGACCACCCGGTGGATCTAGCCCTGCTTGGTATGTGATGCTTGCAGCAAGAGTAGCAAGTAACATGACAAGGGAGCGAGCCTTTTCCATTGCAATATTGCGTTTTGTGTTCCTAGTGATTGGAAACATGTACAGTGTGAACTTGCAGTTTCGGAAGGAGAAGGAAATGGGAGAGGATATTTACTTACATACCTGCTACCATCTTCATTACGGATCAGTGACTTTACAGATGATATACTTCGTTCAGTATGCCCATCATTCTTGATCCTCTTTTTTAAGAATTGTGTAACAGCCACCTGGAGGAAGATGTATGCAAGAATTGCAGCAATCAAACAGATGACGTATACAGTGTCATCGGTGTCCCTGCAGCTCCCAGCAGCATAGGCTCCAACGAGGCCGAAGAGAACCACAACAATAGACCCATACAGTTCACCAAACTGCAATGACATTTGCTCCGTGTTGACCCTCTTGTCCAGAAGCAACATGATGATGAGCAGGGATGCGACAAACGCTGTGGTGTTGCAGACGAAGAACGCTTTATAGCGTCTGGAGTTGATGTCCTGCAGAACTGGGTTGCTCACCCGGTGGCCGTCCTGGGTGCTGCCCCAGAAGCCACCTGGTGGGTTCAGCCCGGCCACGTAGGTGATGGTAACTGCAAATGTTGCTAGCAGCATCAAGACCTCATGCAGTTCTTCGCGCTTGTGTTCATCAGGATACCAGGTTTGCTTCTCAGTATCCTTTGGTTCACCCGAATCCTTGTTTTGCTTCCCATGatttttgtctttcttcttcAACTTGGACACTGCATAGGTAAACAAAGAAGGCACAATATAGGCAAATACCATCGACATGATCACCGAGGAGTAGATGGTAGTGAATTCATCTCTGCAGCTTCCGGCAGCATAGGCCCCCATTAGACCAAGCAAGTCAAACAGCATGACTACTCGCAGGGCAGCTGCGCAGCCTGAGTTCTCCTTGTccaggacgaggaggaggaggcagaccACGAGTGACGCGGCGAACGCAGTGGCGTTGCAGTAGTAGAACATGATGTATTGTTCTTTGTGGTTGCCTGGTAGGATTGGGTCGCCCGCGAGATGGTCTTCTTGTGTGTCCTGCCAGAACCCCCCTGGCAGGTTGAGCCCCGCGGCATATGTTACCGTTGCGACCAGAGTGGCCAGCAGCAGAAGGTGATTCTTCAGCTGGTACTCTGAACTTGAAGATGGGTTGGATTTCTTCTCTTTGCTCGATCCGTTTCGGTTGTGGGTGTCTATTTTGTTGGTGGAAGACATATCTTGTTGTGGTTGAAGTAACAGGAAGATGGCCCCTGAGGAGATGATAGGCTGCCCTAGCTGAGCTACTCAGGTTATATATAGCTACTCATCTTCACATAGCAGCAATATGTCTTGATTGGCAAAATTCTTCCCTGCGAATCATGGCATATTTGCATGATCAAGTCACCTATCTAAAAACGTGTCTGTGCTGTAGCATATATATTTGCATGACTCCATCAAGTAACCCTATCTAAAGCTTATTCCATTGTCCTTTTGCAGCTTGGGCAACATAACAGACATGAAGCATCAATGATGTGTTTTGTTCTGCACACATGGTGTAGCATTCAAGCTTCCGAAATCCATATTAGCCCAACACTTCCAAAGAGTGGACTCATGTACGTATAATTTTCACTTACACTTCCATTGTTGCTTCTTATAAAAGGGTTAACCTGGAGTTTGGTATGATTGAATTACGTGGGTTTATATGTAGGACCTAACCTATCTAAATTCTCTATTTGACATGTATAACAACTAAAAGTAACAAGAATTGTTGACTGGTTCTGATGGCGGATTAATCCCATGTGGAGAGTTCAGATATGTTTTGGTAGTGTAAAGACTTGAAGTAACCAGTGTTCACATGTCAGGTTTTGATTGACCACAACACAATTTACTCATATTTCAGCAAATATTTCTCCTCTGTATACTTGAAGTTGTAATGCTTGTCCattctagctttttttttttcagaacctAAAGGCACAGAAGTCATAGGATTAGATTCGCCTAACATCGCAGAGGCTTCACAATCTGATGGGAAATAGTCCATACTCAAAATATTGGAGGGTGCATGGTTGATGCTTGATAGAGACCAGTCATCATGCAAATCACAGGAGCAGATATGCATAAGCATGCTTAGCCTAAGTGCGAGCCTCCTCCCATACTTAGGCATACTTATGCCTGTCAATACTAAGAACAATTAATGCCTATGATAGTGTGAGATTCAGATACCAAACCCGGTCCGGTTTATAAGGCTAGTGAAATAAGCAGTTGCAGAAAACTCTGGCAAACATCAGTGTGATGTCCAAATATGTACAAGTTGAATACTGAAGTAGTATATAAATTTCTATTCACTATGTAAACGCAACTCCGTATAGCAGAGACCTCGCCATGTCCTCATCGTTCACACTAACAAAAGTGTACTAGAGGACAATAGAATCTATGGAAGTTGCATATTTAATTGTTGATGAAGTTCAGGACAACTTACTTCAGATTGGTCAGATGCCTATCTGCAATACGTCTAAGGATTAACAACGACAAGTTGTGCTACTATAGGTCAAATTAGGTTGTAAACTAAGTAATTTTATGATCCTTAAGGAAATATATACTGAGAAGTACCATAGTTTTTAGTGTTATATTGTGCTACTTCTTAATACTTTTATTACTGGGAAAAAATAGAGGCTACCTCTTGATACCTCAATACTAATCGAACACAAAGAGGTGACAAAATTTACAGTAAAAAATACGATTTCACTTGATACATTCTGAAGAAccataaataatctctcacaagtCACAGTAGGCCGAATACAAGTCACCATCCACGGTGGGTCTTAGAGGGCATGCCTTTTTATCTTTTCCATCCCTTCCCCACCATGAAATATGTATTGAGCTGGAAGATCCTAAGGTTCTCCCTCCATCAACTCCTTTGAACTTTACCTTTCAAGGTTGGACCGCTTGATGCCATGATCAGCCAGCAGCAAATAATATTTCTGTCAATGTCTTCCAAAGCTGTATGATTGAGCTATGAGCCCCCAAAGTATTTTCTGCCATCAAAGGTGGTCCCAAATACGTGCATGGCTCGTTTTCGTTACGCGGAGAATTTTGCTTGGGCGGCACTACCAGACTCGCAGCTTTTGTGAGAGTTACGAATTTAGGCTGACCTTGATTTTTGTTGCTTGCAGGATCTTGCTTGGTTACATGTAATCAGCACCAGCCATGGCATCTCGAGAGGCTGACCTTCACTCAGATGAATTTAGAAGGTGACAAAATGACTTACTCAGGCATTTTTCATGTTACTGTTCGGTTCTATGGTGTTCCTGAAAGTCTCAGGCTCTGTTCTCTGGTGGACAAGCTTATTCAATACACAGCTACTTTCTCTGATTCTCTTAGATACAAGCAAGACAAGAACATTATTGGTCTGGTTGTTTTTGGTGTTACTAAGAAGCCTCCAGATACTATTCTCATTGCCAACTCAACATACAAGATCAACAAGATTTGCGCATTCCGTAGGCTGCTTTTCCACAATTGTGTTCTCTTGTCAAGAACAAGCTTCTTGAGTTAGCAAAATGAAATGGAAATCTATTTTAAATGGAAGACAGTCTCCTTCAAGGTTCCAACAGCAGCAAGTTGAGATTGTGACCATGATAAGTATCAGAGTGACTCTCTGCGTATTCCAATGATTTATTTCAAATGTGTGGCTGCTACCACATGTACATTGAGTTCATTAGCTGATCATCACAGTGCTCCTGCTTCCTTGGTTACTCTGGCTACACTGCCTA
The Oryza sativa Japonica Group chromosome 6, ASM3414082v1 DNA segment above includes these coding regions:
- the LOC4340798 gene encoding uncharacterized protein, with the protein product MSSTNKIDTHNRNGSSKEKKSNPSSSSEYQLKNHLLLLATLVATVTYAAGLNLPGGFWQDTQEDHLAGDPILPGNHKEQYIMFYYCNATAFAASLVVCLLLLVLDKENSGCAAALRVVMLFDLLGLMGAYAAGSCRDEFTTIYSSVIMSMVFAYIVPSLFTYAVSKLKKKDKNHGKQNKDSGEPKDTEKQTWYPDEHKREELHEVLMLLATFAVTITYVAGLNPPGGFWGSTQDGHRVSNPVLQDINSRRYKAFFVCNTTAFVASLLIIMLLLDKRVNTEQMSLQFGELYGSIVVVLFGLVGAYAAGSCRDTDDTVYVICLIAAILAYIFLQVAVTQFLKKRIKNDGHTERSISSVKSLIRNEDGSRNTKRNIAMEKARSLVMLLATLAASITYQAGLDPPGGLWPDDRDGHKGGDPILLTTNPARYKVFFYSNSVAFVTSLVAIIMVQSKHVLKNHTLEAAMLLDLFALITAYAAGSCRDVSTSIYVVALAGGVLVYVVIHIIFFTLDNMDNEYHDPDEEDKKREVLLLLAILVATLTYQAGLTPPGGFWSEDDNLGHHHRAGYPILLENYPPQYEAFFYCNATSFMASIALIMLLVNPNLYRPGIKCYALYVCMVAGMFGLMGAYAAGSSRRLRTSIYVLTLVGAVFALVALQVAMFWNKRTSKTGGNMTNSSAQEGGSTDTEASQPAPLIKGMGSTSQATQITDITDAALRNTDKGEGSSEQGGSRINSVTSEPGAHGTGNGASLQEANSEEDKSGSTEKDMREYLMLLGVLAASVTYQAGLKPPGGLWQENGNGHLAGHYILHDINKRRYYAFFYSNSISFMASIVVIALLLPRMLNNLEIPVWPMHTAILLDMLGLLCAYAAGSTMRWETSRNIIALVIPVLVYMAACTALSFFHKEDQKQISASTCQASTNS